In the Brettanomyces nanus chromosome 1, complete sequence genome, TCTTCGCTAAGCATCTTCAGCTTGGTTATAATTTTGTGGGCTATCTCCTGCTCATCGTACCGGCCATATTTGTACTGGGACTGCGATGGATTTAGAGCGATGGCAGTAACGAGAGCTTCCAATCTTGTCTTTGTATCTTCGAGTTCCTTCTCTGTAATCTGCAACTTCTCCACCAGTTTCCTGTATAACTGTTCGTGGTTCCTTGGAATTTCAAATCCTTCACTGTCCATTTGAAGTTCGATCGATGCTACGGCCTGTGCCTGTTTATTTGATCtctctacttcttcttgaagttgtGCAATCACCACGTCCTTCAGCTGTAATTTCACTTGAATATCCgcatcttctcctcccGTTACAGCAACTGTGCTACCAGCTCCACTGCTATTACTGTCGATCTTTCTGTTAGCCATActggctgctgctgcctGTGAGTACATAGGTCTACCTAAGGGCACAGAATTACGACGATTTACATAAGAGGTTCGAGAATCGGTTGCTGAACTCTGGGCTTTCCATGGATCCATTGCAATTTGCTGCTGATAATTGGTGGATGCATCGTTGGGTCTTTGGAAATTCGTGGGAAGTGCTGCTGCCAATCTGCTGCTCGAAGGTTGTGCCTGCATTTGTGGTTGTGTCTGTGGATGATAGGCTGTTGGAGCATTCATCTGCATAAATTGATTCATCAAAGAGTCCATGCTGGCTTGATCTGAGTAGGAATATTGAGATTCAGAGGCTGATTTTTGCAGTGGAGCAGCCGAAAGCTGAgtttgctgctgctgctgttgctgccGAGTGGTATCCGTGTATGTTTGCCAAACCATGCTGCCGGGAAGATAACTGGTAGACTGCTTGAGTGAATTGTTCCACGACTCTGTCGCCGGTTTTGTCAGAATGTCCATTGAGTTAAGCGATGCATTAAAATTTGGAATGCCATGAGAAATAGAAAGAGACGGGGCAGTATTAGTAGGAGTGTTTGCCGAGCTCAGATTGGACTCCACAGTCCCCACTGAATGAGTTGAGTAGCTCTAATTAAGATGTTAGTAACAAGGATGGACCAAAATGAACATGTCTGACAACTTACGTTAGTGTCCTGGCTCATggtggaaaaagaagatgaagtagAAGAAAGTGGACGGGGCAACacaaaaagaagggaaatgACTGCCCTTTTATGGTTTTGCTGGTAAAAGATGTATCCCGTTTTGTGCCCCGCAGTTGCCTttgttttctcttttgtttgtttgttttgTGAATGTTTGAGTCCCTTTCCTTATTGGGGTGATAGGTTTTTTAACAAGGATACGAGGGGGTGTAAAGGATGCCAATAAAGAAATGTGTAAGGATGTTTCATGGTATGTGGTGTACGGAGTTGTTTTGAAACCAAAATGACAGCTATTAACGAAGCTGATTCATGAAACTGGTTCCTATTTAATATGGTTTTTTCCACTCTGAGAAGCATGCAAAACGTTCAGTTTCTGTTTATTAATGTCACCATTTTTCAACATTAAAGTGAAGTTGAAATTAGGGAGAAGGGTTCCTAAGTATGACTCTCGGAATTTGGCTGTGCTAAGAGATGATTCAGTTTCCTCAATTTTTGAGCCAGCAAGTCCTGTTAAAGAAGACGATGTGAAATACGTATATTCTAACAGCCCAATTAACAATTTCAGTTTGTTGGAGAAGCCAATCAAATATGGAAAACGTCAACGaatagagaagagatttgAACGTATTAGAAAGGTATTTTCCCGAAACGGAAGTATTAATGAAAAATCCCCGACAATTGAGAAATCGAGAGAACCATCCTCTTCGGGCAATAAGATAACTAAGAGTTCAAATCCACAGACTGACATTGTATATAAAAGTGACTCTCCATGCGCTTCAAGAAACCGCAACGTTCATTTTTCTATGGGCTTGCTAATTTTATACTTATTTAGGGGACTTTTTTACTGTAGTATTGTGAATATGGTGAATTGTTCTGTCAATATAGCAAGAAAATGTCTCAGatgataataataataatattaaACTAAATCTTATGGAAGATTCTGTAACTCAACGAAGATTTACTCCTACGGCCGCCTAGTGGAGTAACGGGGGGCCGCGAAGAGGTTTTCCCGGTGTCCCCGGTGGCCGCAGTAGAGTCGATGGCCCCGGTAGACCCAGTTGTCGGCGTAGTAGCTTCAGACGAATGATTATGGGCAGCCGCCGGATAAGCAAGGGGAGGTGAAGACTCCATGCGATGGAGCTTATGTAGTTGtttagagaagagagatgtAGAAGAGCCGAACTTTGGTGAAAGACCTCTTACAGATGGAACACTGTTGGTGGAGTGGATTCGCGAAAGCTGCGGAGCTCGAACGGCAGCGGCAGCACTCGCGGTAGAAAACCCACCGCCGGCACTTTCTAGGCGCGAATCCAACAAGTCCAAATTAAAGTGAGAGTCGTATTCTGACGGTTCATATGCCGGGGTGAGTTCGTCGGTCACTGCATCCGACATAATGGCAGTCTCGTAGGACGGAACTTTAGAAAGCTCTGTTGTATCCCACCGCTCTTCGGGGATGGATGAACCTAAAGTGCTTCCCGATGAAACGTGCGGTGTAGAAGCGACATCGGTCATGAAAGATGTCGCTCTAGAAAGATGCTGGACAGATGTGGTAGCAGGCGGCGACATCAGTGCGGGGAGATTAGCGCCCGATGACGACGCGCTGAGCGCGAGTTGCGTTCCACCCTCAAATGCCGGGCCGGAAATGATCTTCGAGGAGGACGCAGTGGGCGCGACTCCAGGAGCCACGCGGATATCAGGGGAAGACGTCTCATCTGCCAGAGTAAACACAGGCCGCCGCAAGGTTCCAGAGGTGGAAGATGTTGTCGCCGCGGCAGCAGCACTACCTCGAGCTTCCGAATTGGTGTTATTGTGCGCGGCCAAACTTGCAACAAGCTGAGTAGCAGAATGACGATCTACGGCTACAGGGTTGAAATCTCCGGGTAATTCTGAAACCGCTTGCCCCGTCTGCCCTATTTGCCCCGCGGGCGTTGCTGGCGCGGCGGGCCCTGTAGGCTCTTCAGGAGCTCCATTTGCATCACAAAGACGGTCATACACATAACGATCGTAACTTGGCGGAGCCATCAAATCCTGGGTATTGAGATCGGTAGTGGAGCCTATTGGGGATTCCACAGACGATGCGGCAAGGGATCCCGTTACGGACCCTCCGAGAGACGCGGCGCTCAGAGAGCCAACAGAGCCGATAACAGAACTACCTAAACCGGCTGAAGGTAAATTTGCGGTAGAGTTAGCGGCAGAATTGGGGCCAGAATTGATCGCGGACGTTGACCTCAAATTGCTTCCCGAAAAACTGGTCCGCACCTGTGACAGCGACTCCGACAAAGCGTCCCTGGAAAACATGAGCTCATCATTACCAGGGGGGTACACGGTAGCATCTTCATATCCCGACAAAGATTGCGGGACATCAAAACTCTTAATTCCATGAGCATGAATTGGTACGAAAGGCGATATAAACACAGTGACGGGTAAAGTTGCCCGCAACTCAGAAACATGGCCGTCCGTATTGATTAGTCCGATGGAAAACTTCAATTTATGGCGAACCTTGATGGAATTTTTGATGTCGCAGTCCTGGGTTATCTTCGCCGCCGAGGCGGGAATCTGAATCCGCATCATAATTTCCCAGCGGTCCTGGGAAAGAGTGATGCCGTCGCCGCGGTAAAAGACTCCGTCGACGTCGAGTGGCGTATCGTTGGACCACACATCGAGTCCCGTGGCGGGATCGATGGTGACTTTCGGAATTATTTTCGACACAATATGGCGCTCCTGTGACCgtgaagaagcagaagaaactAGATTTGAGTATTCGGCAAGCTTGACCTTTACGATACCCAATTTGAGGCCCTTCGCGAGGGGAACCATTGTGATTTCCACGCGGCAAGTCGAGCCGACGGCCAATGCGCGAGTCGGAACGCTGATAGAATAATCAACTTTGCCCGGCCAGGTGTTATCAACTGCGACAGTCTCTGTGAGCTCGCTTGAATCGGATGGCAAAGTCCTCACAACATGAATAAGCCGCCTTGTTATGATCGGCGTTGAGAATCGGCGGCGTTCGAGGATACTTTGGAGCCTGTACACCAAGGAGCAGCCTTTCAGGCTGTCGATTGATTCAGGAATGGCGCCCTGTAAAATGGTTTTGAAGGGAAACTCGTAATTTCCCGGTGGAAGAACTGTCGGCTCGACGTGCGATGCAAATGAAAGAGCCACCAACGAGGACGCCGACTTGTTCTTCCGCATGGGAGTCGCGGTCTTAACATCGACCGCGGCGGCAGCAGAAGAATTTCCCGCGGAGGTTCCAGCTTTGCGACCGCTACCCGCGAGAGTAAGAGTACTATCATCGCCCGGTTGAGTGGCCGAGAGCATGTTTGCGGTGGCGACAGCTGCAGCACTCAGAGACGccaaggaagatgaagaagaatcgTTAGAGCCAGCCTGGTGACCATTAACAAAGCCTGCGAGAGAGCTGTATGAACCGTAAGGAGACCGTGATGGAGACCTGGCACCAAGGGAACCAGTGGGACTCACTCCCGGTAGAGATGAGGCCGCGGCATGAAGAGCAGCCGTGGTAGAATCATAGTTATCCGCTCCGCCCTGAAGCaaaaaattcttcaagttgagCGGATCCCATTCATATTTAAAGATGACACTAGAATGGCGGTAAGGCCTAGTGAAGACGGAGCCCTTGCTGTTCTGGAACTTCTCGTCCCAGTGCATATTAAGAGTCGCATATAATTGTAGAGAAAGCTTTTTGACATTTATAGGCTCAGTCACCGACAAGACGACGACACCGGCCAAAAGCACCGGCGGAGCCTCTTCAGGCGGACCCTTCAAAATAAGAATGTCGCGATCCGCGCAGCTGAGTCGCACATCGAATAGGGGAGTATGCTTAGGAGTTTTAGTCTTCGATTTCGTTCCGTGAAGGGACTTGGAGGACTTTGAACgtgaaagagaaagcatgGTGGAGGTTCTATTAGATGCCAAGACGTCTATAAAGC is a window encoding:
- a CDS encoding uncharacterized protein (EggNog:ENOG41); translation: MSSYSTHSVGTVESNLSSANTPTNTAPSLSISHGIPNFNASLNSMDILTKPATESWNNSLKQSTSYLPGSMVWQTYTDTTRQQQQQQQTQLSAAPLQKSASESQYSYSDQASMDSLMNQFMQMNAPTAYHPQTQPQMQAQPSSSRLAAALPTNFQRPNDASTNYQQQIAMDPWKAQSSATDSRTSYVNRRNSVPLGRPMYSQAAAASMANRKIDSNSSGAGSTVAVTGGEDADIQVKLQLKDVVIAQLQEEVERSNKQAQAVASIELQMDSEGFEIPRNHEQLYRKLVEKLQITEKELEDTKTRLEALVTAIALNPSQSQYKYGRYDEQEIAHKIITKLKMLSEENEELSKMLSYGKAKEKDIEIGLLRAQNSELREKLLRLENKGDHDNK